A single window of Pontiella agarivorans DNA harbors:
- the aguB gene encoding N-carbamoylputrescine amidase gives MSKVTVAVTQMTCGEDFEANIDKAEKMVREAAAQGAQIILLQELFEGPYFCKLQKYEYFADAHEATLADLFLARFAALAKELKVVLPISFFERAGKATYNSVAMMDADGTMMGVYRKIHIPQGPGYEEKYYFAPGDLGFKVWDTAYGNVGVAICWDQWFPETARNMALMGADILFFPTALGSEPRMPDYDSSDHWRRTQIGHAAANLVPVCASNRIGTERDEDIEMTFFGRSFIADETGALVVDADRETEGVWTAEFDFEAMRDFRSGWGFFRDRRPQHYGPLLTHDGVNRVAGI, from the coding sequence ATGAGTAAAGTCACTGTAGCCGTAACCCAAATGACCTGCGGCGAAGATTTCGAAGCAAATATTGATAAAGCTGAAAAAATGGTGCGCGAGGCGGCGGCGCAGGGTGCGCAGATCATCCTGCTACAGGAGCTTTTTGAAGGGCCCTATTTTTGTAAACTTCAGAAATATGAATATTTTGCTGATGCCCACGAAGCCACGCTCGCGGACCTGTTTCTGGCTCGCTTTGCCGCGTTGGCCAAAGAGCTGAAGGTGGTCCTGCCTATCAGCTTTTTTGAGCGCGCCGGCAAAGCGACCTATAACTCGGTTGCGATGATGGATGCGGACGGAACGATGATGGGGGTCTATCGGAAAATCCATATTCCGCAGGGCCCGGGCTATGAAGAAAAATATTATTTTGCGCCGGGCGATCTCGGCTTTAAGGTGTGGGACACGGCGTACGGGAACGTCGGGGTTGCCATCTGCTGGGATCAGTGGTTTCCGGAAACCGCCCGCAATATGGCGCTCATGGGAGCCGATATCCTGTTTTTCCCGACGGCGCTTGGTTCCGAACCGCGGATGCCTGACTACGACTCGTCTGATCATTGGAGAAGAACGCAGATCGGTCATGCGGCGGCCAACCTGGTGCCGGTTTGTGCTTCCAATCGCATTGGAACGGAGCGTGATGAGGATATTGAAATGACCTTCTTCGGCCGTTCGTTCATTGCCGATGAAACCGGCGCGCTGGTCGTCGATGCTGATCGTGAGACCGAAGGGGTCTGGACCGCTGAATTTGATTTTGAAGCGATGCGCGATTTTCGCTCGGGCTGGGGATTCTTCAGGGATCGCCGACCACAGCATTACGGTCCGCTGTTAACGCATGACGGCGTGAACCGCGTTGCCGGAATTTAG